The genomic segment CCGCGTGCGCCGGATGTCGCCGCACGTCGTGGCCGCCGCGGGGGTTCTGTCCCGAGTGCGGCTCCGATCGCTTCGACTGGATCGAGCTGCCGGGCGAGGGCACGGTGCACGCGTTCACCGTGCAGGAGACCGGCCTGCCGGCGGGCTTCGACGGGCCCCGCGTCTTCGCGATCGTCAAGGTCGGCGGCCACCGGATCTTCTCGATCGTCGTGGACGGAGACCCCGCATCGATCACGATCGGCCAGCGCGTGCGGTTGAAGCCGATCCGTGTAACGGACGATCCGAAAGGCAACGCGCGCTGGTTGCCGGCGTTCACCCCATGAGAATCCTGATCGCCAAGCCGGGCCTCGACGGCCACGACCGCGGCGCGAAGGTCGTGGCGCAGGCGCTTCGGGACGCCGGCGTGGAAGTCGTCTACACCGGGCTCAAGCGGACGCCGGAGGAGATCGTCGCGGAGGCGATCCAGGAGGACGCCGACGTCGTGGGGCTCTCGATCCTCTCGGGCGCGCACCTGCTGCTGACCCGGCGGGTGCTCGACGGGCTGCGCGCCGCGGGCGCCGATGATATCCAGGTCGTGGTCGGGGGCACGATCCCGCCCCGCGACGTCGAACCGCTGAAAGCGCTCGGCGCCACCGCCGTCTTTCCGATGGGCACACCGTTGACGGACATCGTCGCCGCGTTCAAGTCGCGGAGTGAGGTGACGCGATGAAGGACCTCAAGCTCAACGCCGGGATCCCGGTCAAGCCGAGCTACGGCCCCGAAGACCTCGCCGGACGCGACGCGGGAGCCGACATCGGGCGGCCCGGCGAGTATCCGTTCACGCGCGGCATCCATCGCGCGATGTATCGCGAGCGGCTGTGGACCATGCGGCAGTACATCGGCTTCGGGACGCCGGCGGACACGAACGCCCGCTTCAAACACCTGATGGCGCACGGCCAGGACGCGCTCAACGTCGCCTTCGACCTGCCGACGCAGCTCGGCCTCGACTCCGACCACCCGCGGGCCGAGGGCGAGGTGGGCATGGTCGGCATGGCCGCCGACTCGCTGGCCGACATGGAAGAAGCCTTCGCCGGCATCCCGCTCGACCGCGTCAGCGTCTCGCTCACCATCAACGGGATGGCCGCGCCCATCACCGCCATGTACTACGCCGTGGCCGAGAAGCAGGGGGCGGCGGCCGACCGCGTGGTGACCACGCCGCAGAACGACATCCTCAAGGAGTTCATCGCCCGCGGCACCTGGGTCTACCCCGTCGATCCCTCGCTCCGGCTCGTCGCCGACCTGATCGAGTTCTCGGCCCGGCATTACCCGCGCTCCAATCCCGTCTCGGTCTGTGGCTATCACATCCGGGAAGCCGGCTGCACCACCGGCCAGGAGATGGCCTACGGCCTGGCCATGGCCGCGGCCTACGTCGAGCTGATGCTCGCGCGCGGGATGGACGTGGACGACTTCGCGCCGCGCATCTCCTTCAACTTCACCTCCTGGGGGCAGATCTTCGAGGAGGTGGCGAAGTTCCGCGCCGGCCGCCGCCTCTATGCCCGGATGATGCGCGAGCGCTTCGGCGCCCGGAACCCCAAGTCGTGGATGTTCCGCAGCCTCATCGGCGGCGGCGGCTCGGCCTTCACCGTCCAGGAGCCGGAGAACAACATCGTCCGCGGCGCCTACATCGCGCTGGCCGCCGCGCTCGCCGGCGCCCAGACGATGGCGCTGCCCACCTACGACGAGGCCTACACCATCCCCTCGGCCAAGGCCCAGCTCATCGCGCTCCGGACCATGCAGATCTGCGCCGAGGAATCGGGCGCGGCCGACACGGTGGATCCGCTGGCCGGCTCTTACTTCCTGGAGGCGATCACCAACCAGATGGAGGAGAAGATCCTGGAGGAGCTGGCGCACGTCGAGCGCATGGGCGGCATCGTGGAGGCCGTGAAGACGGGCGCGATCCAGGCCGAGGTGGCCCGGCAGGCCTATCTCTTCGAGCAGAAGCTCGCCTCCGGCGAGATCAAGAAGGTCGGCGTCAACTGCCACGTCGGCGACCGGCCCCCCGAGGCCGACCGGGGCGTGGAGCTCTACACGTTCGACCCCAGGGTCGCCCAGGCCCAGATCGCCAAGCTCCAGCGCCTGCGCCACGACCGCGACCACGGCGCGGTGGCGGCCGCGCTGGGCCGGCTCACCGACGAGGCGCGTGGCGCGGCGAACCTCATGAACCCCATCACGGAGGCGGTGAAATCGTACGCAACGTTGGGCGAGATCGCCGGCGCGATGAAGACCGTCTTCGGCGAACACAAGGAGCCCGTGAAGTTCTGATGGTGACCCGCTCGTCGTCGCCTGACTGCGGGGCCGGCGGGGCCTGTCGGGCTCGAGCTGCCCATCCGGCATCGCTGTCGGTGGCTTGCGTCGCGGTCGGCGTCCCCCCCACCGCGCATTCCAGGCCTCGACTCCTCTTGCGCCCGCGCGCGGCGTGTGACGGGCTGCTGGCGGATGGGCGGCTCTCGCCCGCCACCCCCCGGCCCCGCCGGTCGCCACCGCCGTCGGGCACGCCTCAGCCTTCCGAGGGGCATCGGTGAGCGGGTTCAGCATCATCGGTAAGGGTGTTCCCAAGCGCGACGGCGTCGAGAAGGTGACCGGGCGCACCCGTTACCTCCACGACCTGGAGCTGCCGCGCCTGGCGCACGGCAAGATCCTGCGCGCGAGGTATCCGCACGCGCGCATCGTCAGGATCGACACCACCCGGGCCTGCGCGCTGCCCGGCGTCCTCGCCGTCGTGACCGGCGACGACGTGGAGCAGCACCCGTTCGGGTTCGCCAAGGATCACCCCGCGCTCAAGCGGGGCAAGGTGCGCTGCATCCGGGACGAGATCGCCGCCGTCGCCGCCGAGACCGCTGTCATCGCCGAGGAGGCGCTGGCGCTGATCGACGTCGCGTACGAGGAGCTCGCCGGCGTCTTCGATCCCCGGGAGGCGCTGCGCCCGGGCGCGCCGCTCGTCCACGAGGAGCTGGGGACGAACCTCACGTCGCTCCGCTATCAGTTCGGGCACGGCGACGTCGACCGGGCCTTCGCCGAGGCCGCCGCCGTGGTCGAGGGGGAATACCGGCTGAACTTCGTCACGCCCGCCTGCCTGGGCACGATGGTCGCGATCGCCGACTGGGACCCGCAGGGGCGGCTCACCATGTGGACCACCACGCAGGTGCCGTTTCTCTACCAGCGTGACCTGGCGGCCGCGCTCGGCATCACCGGTGACCGGGTGCGCGTCCTCCAGCCGCCGGTCGGCGGCAACTTCGGACGCGGTCTCGATCTCTATCCGATCGACGTCATCGCGGCGCTGCTGGCCCGCCACACACGGCGGCCGGTAAAGATCGAGTTTGACCGCGTGGAGGAGTTCCTCGCGTGCCCCACGCGCGAGGCCTGCGCGATCCGCCTGCGGACGGCGGCGGCGGCCGATGGCCGGCTCCTGGCCCGCGACGCGCACGTGACCATCGACAACGGCGCCTACGTCTCCTGGGGCTCGACGACGCCCTACGTGATGCTGGCGACGGTGGCCGGGCTCTATCGGTGCCCGAACGTCCGCTTCGACACGACGATCGTCTACACCAACAACCCCTACTCGGGCTCGATGCGCGGCTACGGCAACCTCGAGTCCACCTTCGCCGTCGAGTCCCAGATGGACGACCTCGCCGACCGCCTGGGTCTCGATCCCCTGGAGCTCCGGCGGCGCAACGCGGTGAAGTCGGGCGACGTCAGCCCCCAGGGGTTCGTGATCACGTCGTGCGCGATGGCCGAGTGCCTCGCCGCCGCCGAGGAGATCGCCAAAAATCCGCCCCCGCTCCGCCCGGGATGGAAGCGGGGCGTGGGGTACGCCGCGATGTTCCACGTCGGCGGCGGGGCCCGGATCTACCGCTCGGACGGATGTGGGGCTATCGTGAAGCTCGATGACTTCGGCAAGGTCTTGCTGCTCACCGGCGCCAGCGAGATCGGGCAGGGCTCGGAGACGGTGCTGGCGATGATCGTGGCCGAGACGCTGGGGATCCCGCTCGACCGAGTCGAGGTGGTGAACTCCGACACGGCCGTGAAGCCCTGGGACGTCGGCGTTCACGCAAGCCGGACGACGTTCATCGCCGGCAACGCGGCGCGGCTCGCCGCCGAGAAGCTGCGGGCGGAGCTCCTGGCCATCGCCGCCGGGCCGCTCGAGGAGCCCGCCGACCGGCTGGACATCAGGGAGGGCTGGGTGTTCGTCAGGAGCGAGCCCGGGCGCCGCCTGCCGTACGAGCGGGTGGTGCGTGCCGGCCACCTGCGCGAGGGCGGACAGACGCTGGTGGCCGAGGCGTTCTACGACCCGCCGACCGAGATGCTGGGCAAGGACCTGCGGGGCAACGTGTCGGCGACCTACGGCTTCGCCGCCCAGGCCGTGCTCCTCGACGTCGACGAGGCGACGGGCAAGATCGAGGTGCGGAAGGTGGTCTCGGCCCACGACGTCGGTCGCGCGCTCAACCCGCTCGCCGCCGAGGGGCAGATCCACGGCGGCATCCACATGGGGCTCGGCTACGCGCTCAGCGAGAGGCTCGTCGTCCGGGAGGGCCAGGTGCTGACTGCGACCTTCATGGACTACGCGATCCTCCGCTCTGACGACATGCCGGAGCTGGTCGTCCGGCTCATCGAGAGCGTGGACGCCGAGGGCCCGTTCGGCGCCAAGGGGCTCGGCGAGTCCGGCGCCATCCCGGTGTCCGCCGCCGTCGCCAACGCCGTGAAGGACGCCATCGGCGTGCGCTTCACCGAGCTGCCGATCGCGCCGGCCGTCGTGCGAAACGCGCTCGCGTGGCGCGCGCGGGAGCGGCGAGCGTGATCCCCTCCGCCCTTGCCGTCGCCGCCGCGCTCCTTTTCGCGCTCCCCGTCGTGGCCGAGGCGCAGGCGAAGCCGGTGCGGATCGGTGTCCTCTGGCCGGGCCACCGACCCCCCGCTCCCGGCCCGTACTTCGACTCCTTCCGTCACGCCCTCAGGGAGCTCGGGCACCGCGAGGAGCAGCACGTCACCTTCGAGCACCGGTTGGACGGGCGCGGCGAGGATCGCGACGAGGACAGGGCCGCATGAGGCTGCTCGAAGGCGTAAGGGTGCTCGACCTCTCCCGCATGCTGGCGGGACCCTACGGCGCGATGCTGCTGGCCGACATGGGCGCCGAGGTCGTCAAGATCGAGGAGCCGGACGGAGGCGACCCCATGCGCGTCATGGGTCCGCCCTTCCTGCCCGAGGGCGAGAGCGCCTACTTCCTTTCCATCAACCGCAACAAGAAGTCGGTGGCGATCGATCTCACGCGCGAAGCCGGCCGCGAGGTCTTCTTCGATCTCGTCCGCGCCGCCGACGTCGTGTGGGAGAACTTCCGGCCCGGCGTGCTGGAGCGTCTGGGCTGCGAGTATCCGGGGCTCGCCGCGCTGAACCCGCGCCTGGTCATGTGCTCGATTTCCGCCTACGGGCAGGGGGGCCCCTACCGCGACTGGCCGGCTTTCGATCTGGCGCTGCAGGCCATGGGAGGAGGGATGAGCCTCACCGGCGAGCCGGGCGGGCGGCCGGTGAGGATGGGGCTGCCCATGGGCGATCTGGCCGGCGGCATGTTCGGCGCGTTCGCCGTGGCGGCGGCGCTCTTCCGGCGCCAGGCGACGGGCCGGGGCGCGCACGTCGATCTCTCGCTGCTGGACTGCCAGGCCTCGCTGCTGACGTACGTCGCCCAGTACTTCTGGGCCGACGGGCGCGTGCCCGGGCCGCAGGGCTCGGGGCACGCCTCCGTCGTGCCCTACCAGGCGCTGGCCACGCGCGATGGGCACCTCATCGTCGCCATCTTCGCCGAGAAGTTCTGGCGCGGCTTCTGTCTGGCCGTCGAGCGGCCCGGGTGGGAGCACGATCCGCGCTTCGCCACCAACCGCGCCCGCGTCGCCACTCGCGACGTCCTCATGCCGCTGGTCGAAGCGATCTTCGCCTCGCGTACCACCGACGAGTGGCTCGCGCGCCTGCAGGCCGAGGGCGTCCCGGCCACTCCGATCCTGACGGTGGACCGCGTGCTCTCCGACCCGCAGATCCTCCAGCGACAGATGGTCGTGAAGCTCCCCCACCCGCGCCACGGCGCCATCCCGACCCTGGGCACGCCCGTCAAGGTGGACGGGAGGATGGGGCTCGACGTCGCGCCGCCGCCGGCGCTCGGCGAGCACACCGACGCCGTGCTTCGAGACCTTCTCAAGTACCCGCCCGAGCGGATCGCCGGGCTTCGCGGGACCGGGGTCATCAGATGATAGTTTTGCGAGCCGCAGGGCGGCCGCGGAGCCGGAGGCGGAGCGCGCCCGAGGCGAGCCCGTGATGAAGATTGCGGTGCTCGGGGGCGGTCACGGCGCCTACGCGACGGCGGCGGACCTCGCGCTGGCCGGCCACGCCGTGAGCCTCTGGCGGCGCTCGGAGAGCGACCTGGCGGCGGTGCGCGCAGCCGGCGGCATCACGCTGGTCGCCGAGGGCCGGCAGGGCAAGGGCTCGCTGGCGCTCCTCACGGGGAACATCGCCGAGGCCGTCGCCGGCACCGAGGTGATCATCGCGCCCTTGCCCGCCACCAGCCACGAGGACCTCGCCCAGCGCCTGGCGCCGCATCTGGACGAGCGCCAGATCGTGCTCCTCACACCCGGCACGCTCGGCGCCTACGTGCTGGCGCGGGAGATCGCGCGTGCCGGCGGCCGCCTGCCGTACGCGATCGCCGAGACCGGCACCCTGCCCTACCTCGCGCGCAAGACCGGCCCCACCGCGGTGAAGGCGCCCGTCCGCGCCGTCAATCTCCCGACCGGCGTGCTTCCCGCCTCGCGAGCTTCGACGGCGCTGGCGAAGATCGCCGAGCTCTTTCCCTCCGTGCGCCCGTGCCTCGACGCGCTGGACGCGGCACTCACCAACGCCGGGCCCGTCCTCCACCCGCCGCTCGTCCTCCTCAACGCCGGCACGATCGAACGGGGACGCTTCGACATCCACGCCGCCGGCACCACGCCCAGCGCGCGGCGTCTCATCGACGCTGTCGACGCCGAGCGCGTGGCCGCGCGAAAAGGGTGGGGCTATCCGGCCCCGCACTACGAGCAGGTGACCTACTACGACGAGGCGCGCGCCGCCGAGGGGCTGTACGGCGCCGGGGCCAGGGCCAAGCTCACGGCCAGCGGGCTCTGGAACGAGACCCTGACCTTCGACCACCGCTACGTGACCGAGGACGTCGCGCTGGGCCTGTCCCTCTTCGAGTCCGCCGCCCGGACCGTGAGCGTGGAGTCGCCGGCAACCACCGGGCTCCGGCTGACCTTCGTTGCGCTGCTGGGACCCCCGCCCGCCGGCCGCAGCCGCGCGCTCGAGCACCTCGGCCTGGGCGACCTGCTGCTCCGCGAGATCCGCGCCCTCCTCCACCACGGCTGGCTGTCGCCCCTGTGGAGTCGCGCGATCAAGTGAGCGTCAGGTCGCTGCCGGCAGACCCGCCTCCTGGCGGATCTCGGCGAGCTGGCCGGCGTGGTCGTTCCAGTGAAAGTCGAACATGGCGCCGATGTACCTGGCCATCGGGGTCTCGTCGGTGCCCATGAACTGCTTGAAGAGCGGGATGCGCGCCTTTCCGTGTCCCACCCCCCGGCGGCTGTCAAGCTCCCAGGGGGGTAGTGTCTCAGTTTGACGTTCACAGGGTGTGAACCCCGGGCTCACAGCCGTGGCATACTCCGGCCATGACGAAGCGCCCGCCCCGGCCCCGCGACCCGAACCAGCTCGCCAAGCTCATCGTGGACATTGCCACGGGGCAGGCGGAGAACGTCAAGCCCGGCCTGCCGAACGAGGCACGTCGCAAGGGTGGACTGAAGGGCGGAAAGGCGAGGGCGACGAAGCTATCCAAGGTGCGCCGCCAAGCCATTGCGCGAAAGGCCGCGCGCGCTCGCTGGGGCCGCTAATCTACCGGCAGGGGTATTGGCCCTACGCTCCGCTCATACGTCGCTAGGGTGTCGGCCAGGATCTGAAGGATACGCTTGGCATGCTGCGGTGACATGCGGACCTCGCCGGTAGCCTTAATGACGACCTCAGGACGCTCTGAAGTTGGTGGCTCAGATATTTCTCCGAAGATAAGCCTGACGTCCCAGGGCGAGACCTGCACTTGAGTGTCGTTGGTATAAAGCGAGATGAAATTAGGCGCGAAGACAATTGTGCGCTTGACGTTTGCGCGGACAATGGCGTCGGCGCCGCTATCCACATCCGCTTTGTCGGCCGAGCCCTTCTTTGCCATCACTATTTGGCCTCCGCAGAGCTCAAAGCCACATGCGGTGTCGTGCTTTTAGTCGTAAAGCTGTAGGAACTCCATCCAGCAATTACGTGATGTCCCGCATCGTCCGCATGCCCGGCGGCGCCGCGAAGAATATACGGGTGCGCCGAGTTGAGACCCGCCGTGATCATCTCCCAACAGTCAGGCCAGTGAGGCAGGTTTATCTCCGCCGGCTCAATCGCAAAGTGGATGCGGCCACGAAGTGCCTCAACGAGCCTTGTCACCGTACGAACAGTGATGTTCTCATCGCCACCCTCGATACGCGCTATAGCAGACTGGCTAGTGCCCATAGCCTTAGCGACGGTAGCCTGTGAATCTCCACGGTAGTTCCTAAGACGAGCGACGTGTTCAGCTATGTGAAAGGAGAGGTCGTTGTCCCATGCCAAGCGAAAAGCGGGGTCATACATCAACTCGATCCGGGAAGCGGAAGTAGTCAATCCCGTCGCCGCCGGGACCAAGGCTGGCTCGGATTCGCCGTGCTCGGACAGAATCCTCTGGGTCTCTTCGCTGCTTTCTCTTGCATTTCGCATAGAGGTAGACGAAGAAGTGTCGACCGTGATCAACATAGAAGTAGAGTCGCCAGCACGCGGGCTTGCACTTGAGGATGTAGATCGGCGGCTCTTCCTCATCGGACTGCTCTATTCTCGGTTTCCCATGTTCGTCCCTAACGTTAAGCAGTGCTGCCGGCCAGCCCTGTGATTCAACGAGGCGCATTTTCTGAATTGCCGTCTTGGCGGCCGCAGGGCCGTCGCCCGGCAATGCATCTGAGAATGGTCGCTCGCCTGATGAATCAAGCTTCCCTGTGGCGTCACGAAGCACCACCTCCAGAGTCGCCCAGCGAACCGCCGGTGCTATCTGTCGCACTAGATTATACCGTCCCTAGTATATACTGCAAGGTTCTCGTGCCTCGCGGAGGCCCACTATATGGGGCTAGGCACCGAATGATACCACAGCCGCTATACTGAACTTTATGCTTGACTGAGGGCTATGATGTCGATATGCTTCCGGCCATGAATAGGCTCCCCCTAGAGCGCCGCGCCCAAATCATCGGCCTGCTGGCGGAAGGCAGCAGCCTCCGCGCCGCCAGCCGCCTGGCGGATGTATCTATCAACACCGTGACCAAGCTCCTGCTGGATGTAGGCGCCGCCTGCGAGCAGTACCAAGACCGGACCCTGCGGAACCTCAAGTGTCGGCGGATTCAGTGCGATGAGATTTGGGCGTTCGTGTACGCCAAGGCGAAGAACCTGCCCGAGAAGTACGCGGGGGCCTTCGGCTACGGCGACGTGTGGACCTGGACGGCAATCGACGCGGACAGCAAGCTCGTCCCTTCATGGGCGGTCGGACGACGCGATGGCTTCACGGCCGAGGGATTCATCCGTGACCTGGCTGACCGCCTCTCTGCCCGGGTCCAACTCACCACGGACGGCAATAAGGTGTACTTGGAGGCTGTCGAGGGTGCGTTCGGCAGCGAGGTCGACTACGCCATGCTCATCAAGATGTACGAGGGTGATTCGGGCCGGGAGCGCTCGTCAGAAGCCCGCTACAGCCCGCCTAGCTGCCTGGGGACGCGGATGGTGTGCATTACCGGCCGACCCGACGAACAGCACATCAGCACGTCGTTCGCTGAGCGCCAAAACCTCACGATGCGAATGGGGATGCGGCGCTTCACCCGGCTGACCAATGCTTTCAGCAAGAAAGTGGACAACCACAAGGCAGCCGTGGCCCTCCATTTCATGCACTACAACTTCGCCAGGGTCCACAAGACGCTCCGGGTGACGCCCGCGATGGAGGCTGGGGTGTCCGATCACATCTGGTCGCTGGACGAAATCGCCCGGCTGGCCGGCTAATTCCTTGAATGCCCCCCCCTTGACCTCGCCCGGAATCTTGGCCAAAATGCCAATGCCTGAGATACTAGATCGGTGATGCGAACCTGCAAACGTCAGGCTTGAAAGAGATGGGCACCATGGACCAGACGACGCGGCCGAAGGGAATTCAGGTCACATTTATGGCCCGCCTCAAGGCCGGAATGAAGTTCGATGAGCAGGCTAAGGTTTGGATCACCTATGTCCCGGCCTTGCAACTCTACTCCCAAGGGAGCACGAAGGCGCGCGCCAAGCGCGCCATCGCCAGCGCCGTCCGCCTCTTCCTAACGACGGCGTATGAGCACGGCGTGTGGGATAAGGCGCTGCGCAACGTCGGCCTCGCTCCCACCGGGGCAAGCCAGATGCCGGGGCCAGACTCGGAGTTCGTCGGCTTCTTCGAAGAGGAGATCCTTGAGAAGGCCAGCTTCCCCGAGGTGTTTGACGTCCCCGCGGTATTGCCGCTTGAGTTGATACCGGCCTGACCCGATGGCTGTCCCGGTGCCAGTTCCGCCCGTTGTCTTCCGGGACATGCTCGTGGCGTGCGGCTATCGCCAGTCCGCCGAAGATGAAGACAACTGGGCGATGGTCAAGCCAGACGCCGAGCACCCAGTCTTGATCGTTCCGAAAGACGGCGAGGTCGTCTCTATCACGGTCATGATGTCCATCCTCGACAAGCTGAAGATGGATAACGCGACCTACTTCCGGCTGATCGCCCAAGTACAGGGTGGCGCACCTCCGACAGCGACGGACGCCGTGCCGATTCCTCCCGCCTGATCCGCGCGTCCCTGCCCGCGCCGCCCATCCAAGTCTCAGTCAAACTGAGACACTACCCCCAGGGGTCCCGGTTTGCCGGGTCCGGCACCGAGGGCTACACTCATCGGTCGTGAACGCTTTCGTCGCGCTCGCGGCCGCCCTCGCGCTTGTCCTCTCGGTGGCGCCGGGCGCGGCCCAGCCGCGCCTGACGGTGGTCGCGGCCGGGCTGGAGGTGCCGTGGGCGCTGGCGTTCGCCCCCGACGGCCGGCTGTTCGTGAGCGAGCGCCCGGGGCGGATCCGCGTGGTGAAGAACGGCCGCCTCGAGTCAGCGCCGGCCGCCACGCTGCCGGCGGCCGCGCAGGGCGAGGGCGGACTCATGGGTCTCGCGCTCGATCCCGCCTTCGCCCAGACCGGACGCCTCTACGCCTGTTACACCACCGAGAAGCGGGGCCGCCTCGTCAACCGCGTGGTGACGCTTATCCCGCGCGACGGCCCCACCCCGGACGAGCGCGTCCTGGTCGACGACATCCCGGGCGCCGGGATCCACGACGGCTGTCGGGTGAAGTTCGGCCCCGACGGCAAGCTCTACGTGACCACCGGCGACGCCGGCCAGTCGCGGCTGGCCCAGCGGCGCGATTCGCTCGCCGGCAAGATTCTACGATTGAACCCCGACGGCAGCGCGCCCGCCGATAACCCGTTCCCCGGCTCGCCGATCTACTCCCTCGGTCACCGGAACCCGCAGGGGCTGGCCTGGGACCGCGGCGGCCGGCTCTTCGCCGCCGAGCACGGACCGTCCGGAGTTCCGTGGGGGCACGACGAGCTGAACCTGATCCGCCCCGGACGGAATTACGGCTGGCCGGAGGTCTACGGCCGCGGGGACGATCCGCGCTTCGTGGAGCCCATCCTCGAATCGGGCAGCGACACCTGGGCCCCGTCGGGGATCGCGATCCTCGGCGACCATCTCTACATGACGGCGCTCCGGGGGCGGCGCCTGCTGCGCGTGCGGCTGACGGCGGACGGCGCCGTGGGAGGCGTGGAGAACCTGCTCGAGCGCGCCTACGGGCGCCTGCGCGACGTCGTGGTCGGGCCCGACGGCGCGCTCTACGTGGCGACCAGCAATCGCGACGGCCGCGGTTCGCCCGCGCCCGACGACGACCGCATCCTGAAAGTGGTGCCGTGAAGATGTTCCAGCCCGAGCTGGAGGCGATGGAGCGCGAGCGGCTCGACCGCCTCGTGCTGGAGCGGATGCGGGCGACGCTGGCCCGCGTCAACACCAACCCCGCCTACGCCGGGCGGCTCGGCGGCGCCGAGCCCGGCAACCTCGGGCGGATCGACGACTGGCGGCGCCTGCCGTTCCTCACCAAGGACGAGCTACGCGACGCCTATCCCTTCGGCCTGGCCGGCGGCGGCTCCTACCGGCGCATCCAGATGTCGAGCGGGACGACGGGCAATCCGATCCTCAATCCGTACACGCCCGGGGACATCGCGCAGTGGAGCGAGGTGATGGCGCGGTGCTACGTCGCCGCCGGCGTCGGCTCCGACGACGTGATCCAGATCACGCCCTCCTTCGGGCTCTTCACCGGGGGCTTCGGCTTCCATTACGGCGCCGAGCGCCTGGGCGCCATGGTGATCCCGGTCGGCGCCGGCCGCACGCTGCTCCAGCTCAAGCTGATGCGGGATCTCAAGACAACGGTGCTGGTGGCGATCGCGACGTACTCCCTGCGCCTCATCGAGGTCGCGCGGGAGGAGAGGTTCGATCTCGGCGCCCTCGCCCTGCGCGTGGGCATCTTCGGGGCCGAGATGTGGTCCGACGAGCTGCGCGCGCGGATCGAGCGGGAGCTCGGTATCCGCACCTTCGACATCATCGGCATGACGGAGACGGGCGGCCCCGGGCTGGGCATCGACTGCGAGGCGCGGGCCGGCATCCACGTGTGGGAGGACCACTATCACGTGGAGATCATCGACCCGACGACCGGCGCCGTCGTCCCCGACGGCCAGGACGGCGAGCTGGTCGTCTCCACGCTGACGCGTGAGGGACTGCCCCTGGTGCGCTATCGCACGCGCGACCTCACGCGCGTCGTGTCGCGCGAGCGCTGCGCCTGCGGGCGCACCGCGCTCCGGCTGGACCGCCTGCGAGGCCGCACCGACGACATGGTCATCTTCAAGGGCGTGAACTTCTATCCGCGCCAGATCGAGCAGGTGCTCCTGCGCCAGCCGGGGCTCGGCCCCGAGTACCAGATCACGCTCGACGGTGACGGCGGGGGCGAGCGGCTGACCATCCACGTCGAGACCGAGCCGGGGTGCGACGGCGCCGTCGCCACGCGCGTGAAGCGCG from the Candidatus Methylomirabilota bacterium genome contains:
- a CDS encoding DUF3467 domain-containing protein, with protein sequence MAKKGSADKADVDSGADAIVRANVKRTIVFAPNFISLYTNDTQVQVSPWDVRLIFGEISEPPTSERPEVVIKATGEVRMSPQHAKRILQILADTLATYERSVGPIPLPVD
- a CDS encoding IS1 family transposase → MNRLPLERRAQIIGLLAEGSSLRAASRLADVSINTVTKLLLDVGAACEQYQDRTLRNLKCRRIQCDEIWAFVYAKAKNLPEKYAGAFGYGDVWTWTAIDADSKLVPSWAVGRRDGFTAEGFIRDLADRLSARVQLTTDGNKVYLEAVEGAFGSEVDYAMLIKMYEGDSGRERSSEARYSPPSCLGTRMVCITGRPDEQHISTSFAERQNLTMRMGMRRFTRLTNAFSKKVDNHKAAVALHFMHYNFARVHKTLRVTPAMEAGVSDHIWSLDEIARLAG
- a CDS encoding PQQ-dependent sugar dehydrogenase, whose translation is MNAFVALAAALALVLSVAPGAAQPRLTVVAAGLEVPWALAFAPDGRLFVSERPGRIRVVKNGRLESAPAATLPAAAQGEGGLMGLALDPAFAQTGRLYACYTTEKRGRLVNRVVTLIPRDGPTPDERVLVDDIPGAGIHDGCRVKFGPDGKLYVTTGDAGQSRLAQRRDSLAGKILRLNPDGSAPADNPFPGSPIYSLGHRNPQGLAWDRGGRLFAAEHGPSGVPWGHDELNLIRPGRNYGWPEVYGRGDDPRFVEPILESGSDTWAPSGIAILGDHLYMTALRGRRLLRVRLTADGAVGGVENLLERAYGRLRDVVVGPDGALYVATSNRDGRGSPAPDDDRILKVVP
- a CDS encoding phenylacetate--CoA ligase; the protein is MFQPELEAMERERLDRLVLERMRATLARVNTNPAYAGRLGGAEPGNLGRIDDWRRLPFLTKDELRDAYPFGLAGGGSYRRIQMSSGTTGNPILNPYTPGDIAQWSEVMARCYVAAGVGSDDVIQITPSFGLFTGGFGFHYGAERLGAMVIPVGAGRTLLQLKLMRDLKTTVLVAIATYSLRLIEVAREERFDLGALALRVGIFGAEMWSDELRARIERELGIRTFDIIGMTETGGPGLGIDCEARAGIHVWEDHYHVEIIDPTTGAVVPDGQDGELVVSTLTREGLPLVRYRTRDLTRVVSRERCACGRTALRLDRLRGRTDDMVIFKGVNFYPRQIEQVLLRQPGLGPEYQITLDGDGGGERLTIHVETEPGCDGAVATRVKRELHDLLGLGPEVRLCRFGEIERPPGKAVRVVDRRKYGSAS